One window of Nymphaea colorata isolate Beijing-Zhang1983 chromosome 1, ASM883128v2, whole genome shotgun sequence genomic DNA carries:
- the LOC116245984 gene encoding protein EMSY-LIKE 3-like isoform X1 encodes MEEEIHGLERGAYNAVLKAFIAQSDDLSWTRFFNENDPLSSFQSKEKLMSELRKELRVSDVEHRESLAIVDSDDLLRLIREWRTGGARPQELLPVTAGMVSSSTSLSRKKLKTAHLTTAASPNCLPWVQSTSALPSGHLVVSSSNYMLAHTQASPAAIPSVHKRDNKWIEEKPVNQGKTEGAVKPVPGKGRGALKVHFGKNYAPLPGGGVKKGTDKIEIRDTRIILNEVERVCGVASPDPVLVEKAKSILKEHEQSLLDAIEKLGSMSDFGVSLEQGYTQGERLRTYGSEGSDGDQPDKAHIKSADRRRKQ; translated from the exons ATGGAAGAAGAGATACATGGCTTGGAGAGAGGGGCATATAATGCCGTCCTGAAAGCTTTTATTGCTCAATCAGATGATCTTTCTTGG ACCAGGTTCTTCAATGAAAATGACCCGCTGAGTTCTTTTCAGTCCAAAGAAAAACTCATGTCTGAGTTAAGGAAGGAGCTTAGGGTTTCAGATGTTGAGCACAGAGAAAGCTTAGCTATAGTTGATTCAGATGATTTGCTCAGACTTATAAG GGAGTGGAGGACAGGAGGTGCCAGGCCTCAGGAACTTTTACCAGTTACTGCTGGTATGGTTTCTAGTTCAACAAGTCTATCCCGCAAGAAACTGAAAACAGCACATCTCACCACGGCAGCATCTCCAAACTGTTTGCCTTGGGTGCAATCCACATCAGCACTCCCTTCAGGCCATCTTGTGGTTTCGTCGTCAAATTATATGCTGGCCCATACACAAGCTTCACCTGCAGCAATTCCTTCT GTGCATAAGAGAGACAACAAATGGATTGAAGAAAAACCTGTAAATCAAGGAAAGACTGAAGGGGCTGTGAAACCTGTGCCAGGCAAAGGAAGGGGAGCTCTTAAAGTACATTTTGGCAAGAATTATGCCCCTTTACCAGGTGGTGGTGTCAAGAAAGGCACGGACAAGATTGAAATTCGTGACACACGCATAATTCTTAATGAG GTTGAAAGGGTATGTGGAGTAGCAAGTCCTGATCCTGTTCTGGTAGAGAAAGCCAAATCGATTCTCAAA GAACACGAGCAATCCCTCCTTGATGCTATTGAAAAGCTTGGCAGTATGTCAGATTTTG gTGTTTCTCTGGAACAAGGTTATACTCAAGGTGAACGCTTGAGGACCTATGGAAGTGAAGGATCTGATGGCGATCAACCTGATAAGGCACACATCAAATCTGCTGATCGTCGAAGAAAGCAATAA
- the LOC116263830 gene encoding uncharacterized protein LOC116263830, producing the protein MEMCAGIRSPRPGSSMPSPFSGAICRTQPKSRIRSANVRQFWRGMRISYRNGSIPLNQDFPSLARCTLDRSFCYDKPIPEEVIGEPVGVALAEREIGNNPRCFACEAKGAILCRTCSGSGLYIDSVLESQGILVKVRCLGCGGTGNIMCSQCGGRGHV; encoded by the exons ATGGAGATGTGTGCCGGAATCCGTTCACCCCGTCCTGGATCTTCAATGCCGTCACCGTTTTCGGGGGCGATTTGTCGGACTCAGCCGAAGTCTCGCATCCGTAGCGCCAATGTGAGGCAATTCTGGAGAGGAATGAGGATTTCCTACCGGAACGGATCTATTCCTTTGAATCAG GATTTTCCAAGTTTAGCCAGATGCACTTTGGATCGTTCATTTTGTTATGACAAGCCTATTCCTGAAGAAGTTATCGGAGAACCTGTCGGCGTAGCTTTGGCTGAAAGAGAAATTGGTAACAATCCTCGTTGCTTTGCATGCGAAGCAAAAGGCGCCATCCTCTGTAGGACATGCTCTGGTTCAGGCCTATACATCGATTCTGTTTTGGAAAGCCAGGGGATCCTTGTGAAAGTCCGGTGTTTGG GTTGTGGAGGTACTGGAAATATCATGTGTTCACAGTGTGGAGGGCGAGGCCACGTTTGA
- the LOC116264151 gene encoding pentatricopeptide repeat-containing protein At1g08070, chloroplastic-like: protein MPPLRSKSRLDFLRCFQIKKKICMHHVFDLWEPKPRLFYSFRSPNSPSLASILHDVKELKSLHQIHANVITSGLQQNVFLSNRLLNACFSCDDSTTAEEIFRRMTYKNVVSWTIMVNGYWKHGCPFNSVNAFREMVSAGVLPNLVTIASVLPACCDLGLPKAGRSVHSYMIVRGYRANVYVDTAILDMYMKGGSLVDALKVFDSMSERNVVSWNAMINGYVQVGDLHGAMKLFKKMKHTGMSIDHFTMSILLRICAEMGCLIQGTLIHAHVIKYGFEKSSHVATLLMDMYGKCGNVEDASQVFDLSPCKDAVSWSTILSIFANLGNGHKAVELFDEMMAAGLPFDSVSLMEYLSLCSRLGALSQGKCLHGLMTKIGLETDTPVGTALIDMYAKCGNLSSARSFFNQMNIKDVICWNAMITGCGTNGCGDEAVGLFWKMNSLGFQPNNSTFLSILSACSHAGLVKHGFQIFEHMTDETTLVPDMQHFACLIDLLARAGHLHAAYQLVKSLSLEQDVGVLGALLGACKIYGEIAIGAEIARKFFELDLSDAGCYVLLSNWYAGLKDWNRVEMVQDLLRLKGLKKEPGCSMIDIGGSFHTFVFEDT, encoded by the coding sequence ATGCCACCTCTTCGCTCGAAGTCTCGGCTCGATTTCCTCCGTTGTTtccaaataaagaagaaaatttgcatGCACCATGTTTTCGATCTATGGGAGCCGAAACCCCGTCTCTTCTATTCATTCCGGAGCCCGAATTCGCCCTCATTGGCTTCTATCCTCCATGATGTCAAAGAACTCAAATCCCTTCACCAGATTCATGCCAATGTTATCACCTCTGGCCTTCAACAGAACGTCTTCCTGTCGAACAGGTTGCTCAATGCATGCTTCTCGTGCGATGATTCAACAACCGCAGAGGAAATTTTCCGAAGGATGACATACAAAAATGTGGTGTCTTGGACCATAATGGTGAATGGCTATTGGAAACATGGATGCCCATTTAATTCAGTAAATGCTTTTCGTGAGATGGTGAGCGCAGGTGTGCTGCCGAATTTGGTTACCATTGCGAGTGTTCTGCCCGCTTGTTGTGATTTGGGCTTACCTAAGGCTGGGAGATCGGTTCATTCTTACATGATTGTCCGTGGTTACAGGGCCAATGTCTATGTAGATACTGCTATTTTGGATATGTATATGAAAGGTGGTAGCTTAGTTGATGCACTTAAAGTGTTCGATAGTATGTCTGAGAGGAATGTCGTCTCGTGGAATGCAATGATCAATGGCTATGTTCAAGTTGGTGATCTTCATGGAGCGATGaaattatttaagaaaatgaaacatacTGGTATGAGTATTGATCATTTTACCATGTCAATTTTGTTGCGTATTTGTGCAGAGATGGGGTGCCTCATTCAAGGAACTCTTATTCATGCTCATGTTATTAAATATGGATTCGAGAAGAGTTCTCATGTGGCTACTCTGTTGATGGATATGTATGGGAAGTGTGGGAACGTAGAGGATGCATCTCAAGTTTTTGATTTATCACCATGTAAAGATGCTGTTTCCTGGTCAACAATTCTGTCAATTTTTGCTAATCTTGGAAATGGACATAAAGCTGTAGAGCTCTTCGATGAAATGATGGCGGCTGGTCTTCCTTTTGATTCAGTTTCTCTGATGGAGTATCTTTCCTTGTGCAGCAGACTGGGTGCTCTGTCTCAAGGGAAATGTCTTCACGGCTTGATGACAAAAATTGGTTTAGAAACGGATACTCCTGTGGGAACTGCCCTGATAgatatgtatgcaaaatgtgggAACTTGAGTAGTGCAAGAAGTTTCTTCAACCAGATGAACATAAAAGACGTTATTTGCTGGAATGCCATGATTACCGGCTGTGGAACTAATGGTTGTGGAGATGAAGCAGTTGGCTTATTTTGGAAAATGAACAGCTTAGGTTTCCAACCCAACAACTCAACCTTTCTATCTATCTTGTCTGCCTGCAGTCATGCAGGGTTGGTAAAGCACGGCtttcaaatttttgaacatATGACTGACGAAACAACTTTGGTTCCTGATATGCAGCACTTTGCTTGCTTAATTGATCTTCTTGCCAGAGCAGGACATTTGCATGCTGCATATCAGCTGGTAAAAAGCTTATCTTTAGAGCAGGATGTGGGTGTTTTAGGTGCTCTTCTGGGTGCATGTAAAATTTACGGTGAAATCGCCATTGGTGCAGAAATTGCTAGAAAGTTTTTTGAATTGGACCTGAGCGATGCTGGATGTTATGTTCTTTTATCTAATTGGTATGCTGGTTTGAAAGATTGGAATCGGGTTGAGATGGTCCAGGACTTGTTGAGATTGAAAGGACTAAAGAAAGAACCTGGTTGTAGCATGATTGATATTGGTGGCAGTTTCCATACATTTGTTTTTGAAGACACATAG
- the LOC116245984 gene encoding protein EMSY-LIKE 3-like isoform X2: MEEEIHGLERGAYNAVLKAFIAQSDDLSWSKEKLMSELRKELRVSDVEHRESLAIVDSDDLLRLIREWRTGGARPQELLPVTAGMVSSSTSLSRKKLKTAHLTTAASPNCLPWVQSTSALPSGHLVVSSSNYMLAHTQASPAAIPSVHKRDNKWIEEKPVNQGKTEGAVKPVPGKGRGALKVHFGKNYAPLPGGGVKKGTDKIEIRDTRIILNEVERVCGVASPDPVLVEKAKSILKEHEQSLLDAIEKLGSMSDFGVSLEQGYTQGERLRTYGSEGSDGDQPDKAHIKSADRRRKQ; this comes from the exons ATGGAAGAAGAGATACATGGCTTGGAGAGAGGGGCATATAATGCCGTCCTGAAAGCTTTTATTGCTCAATCAGATGATCTTTCTTGG TCCAAAGAAAAACTCATGTCTGAGTTAAGGAAGGAGCTTAGGGTTTCAGATGTTGAGCACAGAGAAAGCTTAGCTATAGTTGATTCAGATGATTTGCTCAGACTTATAAG GGAGTGGAGGACAGGAGGTGCCAGGCCTCAGGAACTTTTACCAGTTACTGCTGGTATGGTTTCTAGTTCAACAAGTCTATCCCGCAAGAAACTGAAAACAGCACATCTCACCACGGCAGCATCTCCAAACTGTTTGCCTTGGGTGCAATCCACATCAGCACTCCCTTCAGGCCATCTTGTGGTTTCGTCGTCAAATTATATGCTGGCCCATACACAAGCTTCACCTGCAGCAATTCCTTCT GTGCATAAGAGAGACAACAAATGGATTGAAGAAAAACCTGTAAATCAAGGAAAGACTGAAGGGGCTGTGAAACCTGTGCCAGGCAAAGGAAGGGGAGCTCTTAAAGTACATTTTGGCAAGAATTATGCCCCTTTACCAGGTGGTGGTGTCAAGAAAGGCACGGACAAGATTGAAATTCGTGACACACGCATAATTCTTAATGAG GTTGAAAGGGTATGTGGAGTAGCAAGTCCTGATCCTGTTCTGGTAGAGAAAGCCAAATCGATTCTCAAA GAACACGAGCAATCCCTCCTTGATGCTATTGAAAAGCTTGGCAGTATGTCAGATTTTG gTGTTTCTCTGGAACAAGGTTATACTCAAGGTGAACGCTTGAGGACCTATGGAAGTGAAGGATCTGATGGCGATCAACCTGATAAGGCACACATCAAATCTGCTGATCGTCGAAGAAAGCAATAA